The following is a genomic window from Aquificota bacterium.
CTATGGAAAACTTCAAGCTTGTCTTTCCAGAGGGCAAGCAGATAAGCTATGCCAAGGATATGTACTCTGCGGTGGAAGGCGCCAGCGCCCTTCTTATACTTACCGAGTGGGAAGAGTTTGTGAGGGCAGACCTAAAAAGGGTAAAGGAGCTTATGGAACTTCCCATAATAATAGATGGAAGGAACATCTTTGAGCCGGAGGATGTAAGGGCCTTGGGCTTTGAATACTATCCCACAGGAAGATGAGGGTCTTGATAACAGGTGCAGCCGGCTTTATAGGTTCACACCTCTGCGAAAGGTTTTTGAAGGAAGGCTTCTATGTGATAGGAATGGATAACTTTTTGAGCGGAAGCCCAGACAACATAGCCCACCTTTTTGGGAATAAAAACTTCCACTTTATACACTACAATGTGGTCAATTACATCTATGTGGAAGGGCCTGTGGACCTGGTGGTCCATCTTGCCTGTCCTGCCTCTCCAGTAGATTATATGAACCATCCCATACACACCATGAAGGTGGACTCCCTTGGAACACTAAACACCCTTGGCCTTGCAAAGCTAAAAAGGTCCCGTTATGTCTTTGCCTCTTCTTCCGAGGTTTATGGGTCTGCACAGGTGCATCCTCAACCGGAAGACTATTGGGGCTACGTGAACCCAATAGGTCCAAGGAGCGTTTACGATGAGGCAAAGAGGTTTTCTGAAGCTTTATGCATGGCCTACTGTAGAGAGCATGACCTTGATGTGAGGATAGCAAGGATCTTTAACACCTACGGTCCTCGCATGAGAAGGGGAGATGGAAGGGTGATTCCCACCTTTATAGAAAAGGCCCTAAAGGGTGAAAGTCTTCCCATATACGGTAATGGTTCTCAGACCAGGAGTTTTTGCTACATAGATGACCTTGTGGAGGGGCTTTTTAGGCTTTCGGTAGAGGATGGATTAAAAGGAGAGGTGATAAACTTGGGAAATCCAGAGGAGATAAGGGTGTTAGACCTTGCTAAAAAGATCATTGAGCTTACAGGGTCCTCATCCAAGATAGAATTTCTTCCACCAAGGCCCGATGACCCGCCAAGGAGGTGTCCGGATATAAGTAAAGCAAAAAGGTTGCTAAATTGGTGGCCACAGACCTCTCTGGAAGAAGGCCTGAAAAAAACAATAGAGTGGTTTAGAAGGTTTATAATTAACTAAGGGAGGAAAGAAAGGTGAAAAGGGAAAGGTTGATTATACTCTTGGGAATACTCATAGCCCTTATATTCTTTTACTTTGGCCTAAACGAATGGTTGAAGAGCAAAGAAGAGCAGGTTAGCCCACCACCTGTGGTGGTAAAGCCCACATCACCTCAAACGCAGCCACTACAAACACCACCTACGGAAAAGCAAGAAGTGAAGAAGGAAGAAGCTAAGCAAGAGGCCAAGCCCACACCCAAGCAAGAAGAAAAGGAGGACCTTTTGGCAAAAAAGATAAAGGAAGAAAAGGAAAAGGCAAGTAAGGAATCTGTGGCAAAAGCGGAAGGAGGTAAAGATAAGATAAAGGTAGAAAAACAGGTTCCACAAAAGGAACATATGGAGGAAGCTTCAAAAACCCACAAAGAAGAAAAGAAACAACAGCAAGTAAAACCAGTAAAGACTTATACAGTTCAAGTGGGTGCATTTACCAACGAAAATAATGCCAAAAAGGCGGCTGAGAAGGCAAGGAAAATGGGCTATAGTGTAAAGATAGTGGAGGAGGACAACTTTTATAAGGTTAGGCTAATCGTTCGCACGGATAATATAGAATCGGAGCTAAGTAAGCTTAGAAAGGCCTTTGGAAGTGCCATTATCAAACAATGAAGAGGCTTATTTTCCTTCTCTTACTTTCCCTTGTCTTTTCCTGTGCCACACCACAGGAAGATGAAAAAAAGGTAAAGTGGCAATATTACTATGACCTTGGCATGTCCTCTTATATAGCAAAGAATTACTCAGAGGCTATTGCCAACTTTTTTATAGCATCACAGCTTGCTCCCAATGAGCCAAAGGTATGGAACGCCTTAGGCTTGGCCTACATGGAGGTTCAAGAGTATAAAAAGTCAGAAAGCGCCTTTTTGAAAGCCCTTGAGGTGGACAAAAAGTTTACGGAAGCCAAGCTAAACCTCGGCATCCTTTACTACAGGCAGGCAGATTACGAAAAGGCCATAAGCACTCTTAAGGAGGTTTTGCAGGATGAGGCCTTTCCACAAAAACATATGGCCTTTTATTATCTTGGAAAGGTTTATCAAGCTATTGGCAATAGGCGTGAGTATATAAACAATCTAAGGAAAGCGGTAGCCTACAATCCCATGTTTATAGATGCACAGCTGGAGCTTGCCCAAGCCTATGAGCTTGAAGGAAACTACAGCTTGGCAAGGGAGATATACCAAAGCCTTATAAACAACGGTATTAATGACCCAAATCTGGATTTTAGCCTTGCAAGGATAGAATATAAACTTGGCAACCATACCTTAGCCAAAGACCATATAAAAAAGGTTCTGGAAGATAGGCGCACCACACCCCAACTTAAAACTCAAGCTTATGAGCTTTTGAGCCAAGTGCTTATAGCGGAACAAAACAAGACTGTAGCTTCAACAGTCCAAGCACAGGACATACAAAGAGAAGAAAGCCCTCAAGAAGCAGAAAAGGAAAAAATAAATGAGACAAACCAACAAAGTCAAGAAGTAAAAACGGAACAAACCCCTCCTCAGAAAAAAGGCAAAACATACAGAATCCAACTGGGCGCCTTTTCCTCCAAAGAATCTGCAGAAAAATGGAAAGAAAAGCTTGAAAGGGAACTAAGGCTAAAAGGTGTGGAGATAATAGAAGGATCGGGCATATTCAAGGTGCTATATGGCAATTTTGGCACCAGAGAAGAGGCAAAAAAGGAACTTGAAAAGCTTTGGAATATGAACATATACGGTTTTATAGTTTATGAATAATCAAAGGCTTTCTTTTGTAGATGGAAGTTTTCCGCCAACCACATTTACAGCCTGTTTTAGACTAAGAGCAAGGGCCTTAAAAGCGGCTTCCGCTACATGGTGAAGTATTTTTCCAGAAATTACCCTTATGTGTAAGGTGCTTTTGCTCTCAAGAGCAAAGCCTTTAAAAAACTCCCAAATAAGCTCAAAGTCAAAATCTGTTATCTTACCCCTTAGTCCTAAGTCCTCGTAGAAAAAGAGAGGCCTTCCAGAAAGGTCTATGCTTGCCAAAACAAGGGCTTCGTCCATGGGTACTATAGCATAGCCGTAGCGGTTTATTCCCTTTTTATCACCAAGGGCTTCAAGGAAGGCTTTGCCAAGCACAATGCCCACATCCTCCACCGTGTGGTGATGTGATACATGCACATCTCCCTCTGCGTAAAGCTCTATGTCAAACCTACCGTGCCTTGCCAAGGTCTCCACCATGTGGGTGAGAAAGCCCACAGGAGTTTCTACCTTATAGCTACCTTCCCCGTCAAGGTTCAAGCTCAGCTCTATCTTGGTCTCCCGCGTTTGTCTCTTGATATATGACTTCCTCATTTAGCATGTATTCTACCACAAAGTTTCTCAAAGAAGTAATAGGATCGGAAAAATAGACCTTTATACCTATGTCCAAAAGGTAAAGCCTTTTCAACAAAGACAAAAGATCCTGCTTGGAGCTTTTCTCAAGGTATCTTTTGAAGTTAAGCACTTGAAAAGGATGTTTTACATCCACCAAGCTTAGGGCTTCTTCTACCTTCTTTCCTTCTTCTACAAGGCTCTTGGCTGTATATAGCCTTAGAGCATAGTTTGCCAAAAGAGTAAGAATTTGAAGAGGATGCATGCCAGATCTAAGCACAGCGTTTAAAGAATCCAAAGCCTTGTCATAGTCTTTTAGAAATATTCCATCTGCAAAGTCAAAAACACTCATCTCTAAATCTGCCACCAACACGGCCTTTATGTCTTCAAGAGTTAGTTTGGGTTTTCCATAGAGTATTAACTTGTCTGTTTCCCCTTTCAAAATCATTAGCTGGTAAGAGGTGGCCTCAAGGAGGTAATCAAGGGCAGAGTCCTCTATGCTAATACCTTCCTTTTGAAACTTATTTTTCACCAGCTCTCTTATTCTCCTTTTATCAAGCTTATTAGCGCTTATCACATCCCCAAGCTTTGCTATTGTAGAAAAGGGCTCCTTTTGGAGATCCTTATCGGTAAGCTTGGTCTCTACGTAAAAAAAGATAAACTTGTCCCTTACCTTTCCAAAGAAGTAAGCAAATCTCTTATGATCCTTTATATCCCCAAGTAGGTCCATGGCTTTGTAGATAAATAGGATCTCTTCTTTACCAAACATCCCTCCAGTGGTAATGGTCCTTTCAAAGTCCTGCAAAGATACCTCATCCCCCCAAATTATGCTAACAGGGTATAGGTCCCTAAGCTTGTCTAAAAGAGTTTTTACAAGATACTCCTCCTCACCGTGGACAAGATTTATCCTTTTTAGGGTCTTTTGTGAAAGGTTCTTTTGGTAGTCAAGTATGTTTATCATAAGAATTGATTATAAAAAAAACTCCCCGTGCCGAAGGCACGGGTACCAACATAAGGAAGAGCCTTTTTCAAAAGATGGTTTGAAGTGCCAAAGTCCAGTCGGTGAAGTTTTTGCCCTTATTAGTACCGCTTTTGTTATATTCTTTCAAAACACCGTTCGGATTCACCACGTCCGTACCAAAGCTTACCAATCCGTTCCAGCCCTTGAGATAGTAGTTGAAGAATACGCTGGTCCTGTTCACTTTGCCCTTTAGTCCGTTGATAGTGGGATTTCCATAACTAAAGTTCTTATACTCAGAATACTCATACCTTACAGCAAGGGCTGGCTTTCCAAGACCCACCACTTGGTCGTAGAGAAGTTGGCCTTGCACATAGTAGGCGTTGGTCTTTGGCTTTACATTATTGTACCCAAGCGTAATTGGAAGGCTTGATTGCCCAATATATCCCAACTGAAGGTTTGGCACCATATCGCCGAACTTTTGCTCCCACATGGCATCTACAGCCCAAGCCTTAGCCGTGCCAGACTTGCCTGCGTTGTCATCCCACTTCTGAGCCCAGTATGCTACACCTATGTTAAACACGTTCTGCTTGCCCAGGTAGCTGTCCGCCTTGCCCCAAGCCTTTTCGGCCTTGTAGCCCAGCATAACGGGGTTAAACTCCAGCCTCATACCGTACGCTATGTTGTCCTTTTGACCCAGCTTGGTATCTGTATGGTCAAACTTACCGTCAAATATTCCCAGCCTGTATTGAAGCATACCGTCCGCTATGTTACCCCACACAGATATACCAGCATCCCTATCACCAGCAAGGGTTGCTGGAGCAAAGGGATTCCAACCTGGTGTCGTGTATCCTAACTGGCCATTGCTAGAAAATCCCCACCTTATACCTGTGGGTATTATGTAGTTCCTGGATGAGGTGAGGTTGCCTCTTGCAAAAGGCACTCTGTACTTACCAGCCCTAACCTTAAACTCATCTGCAAAATCAAGGGTTATAACACCATCGTTCAAAGATGCGGAGCTTGCTTGATGGGACCCCCTATTGGTAGTGTTTGGAGAAAAGTCGCCTTCAAACTCAAACTTAACTATCTTGTTGACCTGTCCAGCCATGTTGATGGTTGCCCTTCTTATGGAGAAGTCTGTGTAGTCCTTTGCATCGCTCCTTGCCTTGCCAAGTCTTTGGGCGGTTATCCTGAGGGTAAGGTCAAGGGTTGAAAAGGTGTTTTCATCCACCTTAAACATGGCTGCCTCTGCGGGCAACG
Proteins encoded in this region:
- a CDS encoding SDR family oxidoreductase, producing the protein MRVLITGAAGFIGSHLCERFLKEGFYVIGMDNFLSGSPDNIAHLFGNKNFHFIHYNVVNYIYVEGPVDLVVHLACPASPVDYMNHPIHTMKVDSLGTLNTLGLAKLKRSRYVFASSSEVYGSAQVHPQPEDYWGYVNPIGPRSVYDEAKRFSEALCMAYCREHDLDVRIARIFNTYGPRMRRGDGRVIPTFIEKALKGESLPIYGNGSQTRSFCYIDDLVEGLFRLSVEDGLKGEVINLGNPEEIRVLDLAKKIIELTGSSSKIEFLPPRPDDPPRRCPDISKAKRLLNWWPQTSLEEGLKKTIEWFRRFIIN
- a CDS encoding SPOR domain-containing protein, producing the protein MKRERLIILLGILIALIFFYFGLNEWLKSKEEQVSPPPVVVKPTSPQTQPLQTPPTEKQEVKKEEAKQEAKPTPKQEEKEDLLAKKIKEEKEKASKESVAKAEGGKDKIKVEKQVPQKEHMEEASKTHKEEKKQQQVKPVKTYTVQVGAFTNENNAKKAAEKARKMGYSVKIVEEDNFYKVRLIVRTDNIESELSKLRKAFGSAIIKQ
- a CDS encoding tetratricopeptide repeat protein — encoded protein: MKRLIFLLLLSLVFSCATPQEDEKKVKWQYYYDLGMSSYIAKNYSEAIANFFIASQLAPNEPKVWNALGLAYMEVQEYKKSESAFLKALEVDKKFTEAKLNLGILYYRQADYEKAISTLKEVLQDEAFPQKHMAFYYLGKVYQAIGNRREYINNLRKAVAYNPMFIDAQLELAQAYELEGNYSLAREIYQSLINNGINDPNLDFSLARIEYKLGNHTLAKDHIKKVLEDRRTTPQLKTQAYELLSQVLIAEQNKTVASTVQAQDIQREESPQEAEKEKINETNQQSQEVKTEQTPPQKKGKTYRIQLGAFSSKESAEKWKEKLERELRLKGVEIIEGSGIFKVLYGNFGTREEAKKELEKLWNMNIYGFIVYE
- the hisB gene encoding imidazoleglycerol-phosphate dehydratase HisB, whose protein sequence is MRKSYIKRQTRETKIELSLNLDGEGSYKVETPVGFLTHMVETLARHGRFDIELYAEGDVHVSHHHTVEDVGIVLGKAFLEALGDKKGINRYGYAIVPMDEALVLASIDLSGRPLFFYEDLGLRGKITDFDFELIWEFFKGFALESKSTLHIRVISGKILHHVAEAAFKALALSLKQAVNVVGGKLPSTKESL
- the holA gene encoding DNA polymerase III subunit delta; the encoded protein is MINILDYQKNLSQKTLKRINLVHGEEEYLVKTLLDKLRDLYPVSIIWGDEVSLQDFERTITTGGMFGKEEILFIYKAMDLLGDIKDHKRFAYFFGKVRDKFIFFYVETKLTDKDLQKEPFSTIAKLGDVISANKLDKRRIRELVKNKFQKEGISIEDSALDYLLEATSYQLMILKGETDKLILYGKPKLTLEDIKAVLVADLEMSVFDFADGIFLKDYDKALDSLNAVLRSGMHPLQILTLLANYALRLYTAKSLVEEGKKVEEALSLVDVKHPFQVLNFKRYLEKSSKQDLLSLLKRLYLLDIGIKVYFSDPITSLRNFVVEYMLNEEVIYQETNAGDQDRAELEP
- a CDS encoding OprO/OprP family phosphate-selective porin produces the protein MNRKLLLSALLVGAISLPAEAAMFKVDENTFSTLDLTLRITAQRLGKARSDAKDYTDFSIRRATINMAGQVNKIVKFEFEGDFSPNTTNRGSHQASSASLNDGVITLDFADEFKVRAGKYRVPFARGNLTSSRNYIIPTGIRWGFSSNGQLGYTTPGWNPFAPATLAGDRDAGISVWGNIADGMLQYRLGIFDGKFDHTDTKLGQKDNIAYGMRLEFNPVMLGYKAEKAWGKADSYLGKQNVFNIGVAYWAQKWDDNAGKSGTAKAWAVDAMWEQKFGDMVPNLQLGYIGQSSLPITLGYNNVKPKTNAYYVQGQLLYDQVVGLGKPALAVRYEYSEYKNFSYGNPTINGLKGKVNRTSVFFNYYLKGWNGLVSFGTDVVNPNGVLKEYNKSGTNKGKNFTDWTLALQTIF